In a single window of the Hydrogenobaculum sp. 3684 genome:
- the rpoZ gene encoding DNA-directed RNA polymerase subunit omega, with protein MSSRPKIYEALKKVNNKYELVHAAVKYTEKLMQEDDSSFIRGKRELIKKTFFAINRLADSDIEIKITEENEEIHS; from the coding sequence ATGTCTTCGAGACCAAAGATTTATGAAGCCCTTAAAAAAGTTAACAACAAATACGAACTTGTACATGCAGCTGTTAAATATACAGAAAAACTAATGCAAGAAGACGACAGCTCTTTTATAAGAGGAAAAAGAGAGCTTATCAAAAAAACGTTCTTTGCTATAAATAGGCTTGCAGACAGTGATATAGAAATAAAAATAACAGAAGAAAATGAAGAAATACATAGCTGA
- the gmk gene encoding guanylate kinase — protein sequence MGNIVVLSAPSGAGKTTIAYKLLEELKTLKRVITATTRPKRANEQDGIDYIFLSEQEFKSMIENNEFIEYANVYGYYYGTPIKSVKNLIEKGYDALLIIDVQGAKNIKKLFPSSLLIFLMPPSLEELYARFKNRGFEDQNALNRIEAAKSEISCAKYFDFIVVNRYVDETVNMIKSIIYCNKSRREYFLEHKEHVGNDIIDILEGGKCDVFETKDL from the coding sequence ATGGGTAACATTGTAGTATTGTCTGCACCATCTGGAGCTGGTAAAACCACCATAGCCTATAAACTTTTAGAAGAACTTAAAACGCTCAAAAGGGTAATTACTGCAACCACAAGACCAAAAAGGGCCAACGAACAAGACGGTATAGATTATATCTTTTTATCTGAGCAAGAGTTTAAAAGCATGATAGAAAACAACGAATTTATTGAATATGCAAACGTTTACGGCTATTACTATGGAACTCCTATAAAAAGCGTTAAAAATCTTATAGAAAAAGGATACGATGCTTTACTCATAATAGATGTACAAGGCGCTAAAAATATAAAAAAACTTTTCCCTTCCTCTCTTTTGATATTTTTAATGCCTCCTTCTTTGGAAGAGCTTTATGCAAGATTTAAAAATAGGGGCTTTGAAGACCAAAACGCTTTAAATAGAATTGAAGCTGCAAAAAGCGAGATATCTTGTGCCAAGTATTTTGATTTTATTGTAGTAAATAGATATGTGGACGAAACTGTAAACATGATTAAATCTATTATTTATTGCAACAAATCAAGAAGAGAATACTTTTTAGAGCACAAAGAGCATGTAGGAAATGATATAATAGATATTTTAGAAGGAGGTAAGTGTGATGTCTTCGAGACCAAAGATTTATGA
- a CDS encoding cation:proton antiporter, translating into MIHHLPIIISMLVAIVSPIVSYYVKIPLVLVEFIIGILFGTILEKDILNKSELAFISYIGFLILMFLAGFEVDFDFMEEFKPRELIFVFLYVFMLIPFSFLSALSLGLEHSYVVIAPLISVGLGLPILKESNIIKTDLGQKLLILGSVGEVSSIFYISFVNALLKFGVAQAIVKTIITYVVLILAIMFAKALKNKLKEYRVVVRNISLENTHIFIRLALFTTFISASLFEIIGMEPILGSMLSGMVLGYVIRKKEVINKSFYDMAFGFFVPLFFVYTGFSLNIAYISKNILMSGVEIGIVLFVIRFGISFILLLAGFRLVELPFVSLFISFPFTLLIASIKILSDIKYITPAQGVAILIGTVFSSLIYPIMFKVFARFYIKDENI; encoded by the coding sequence ATGATACATCACTTACCAATAATAATAAGTATGTTGGTGGCTATTGTAAGCCCTATTGTATCTTATTACGTTAAAATTCCCCTTGTTTTAGTAGAATTTATAATAGGTATATTGTTTGGAACTATTTTAGAGAAAGATATACTAAACAAAAGCGAATTGGCTTTTATATCTTATATAGGTTTTCTTATCTTAATGTTTTTGGCTGGTTTTGAAGTGGATTTTGATTTTATGGAAGAGTTCAAGCCAAGAGAGCTGATATTTGTATTTTTATACGTATTCATGCTAATACCGTTTTCTTTCTTAAGCGCATTGTCTCTTGGCTTAGAACATTCTTATGTAGTGATTGCACCACTCATATCAGTAGGGCTTGGTTTACCGATTTTAAAAGAATCTAATATAATAAAGACCGATTTGGGACAAAAGCTTTTAATATTAGGTAGTGTAGGTGAGGTAAGCAGTATATTTTATATAAGTTTTGTGAATGCGTTGCTAAAGTTTGGTGTTGCGCAGGCTATCGTAAAAACAATAATAACCTACGTTGTTCTTATATTAGCTATTATGTTTGCAAAAGCTCTAAAGAACAAGCTAAAAGAATATAGAGTAGTTGTGAGAAACATATCTTTGGAGAACACTCATATTTTTATAAGACTTGCTCTTTTTACAACGTTTATATCAGCTTCTTTGTTCGAGATAATAGGTATGGAACCTATACTTGGTTCTATGCTAAGCGGTATGGTATTAGGGTATGTAATAAGAAAAAAAGAAGTTATAAATAAGAGCTTTTACGATATGGCCTTTGGTTTTTTTGTACCTTTGTTTTTTGTATACACGGGTTTTAGTTTAAATATAGCTTACATTAGCAAGAATATTCTTATGAGCGGTGTAGAAATAGGTATCGTTTTATTTGTTATAAGGTTTGGTATATCTTTTATTTTGCTTTTGGCTGGTTTTAGATTGGTAGAATTACCATTTGTTAGTTTGTTTATAAGTTTTCCATTTACACTTTTAATAGCTTCTATCAAGATACTTTCAGATATTAAGTATATAACACCGGCTCAAGGCGTAGCAATATTGATAGGCACTGTGTTTAGTTCGCTTATCTATCCTATAATGTTTAAAGTGTTTGCAAGGTTTTATATAAAAGATGAAAATATTTGA
- a CDS encoding NADH-quinone oxidoreductase subunit N, translating into MKALYPDIITTVGIIFLIILELFLPSFDLIGFLGFSISFVSGVLAIKYSLAGYRFNEWLLDINVFSLLLKGVIYILTSFVIFSSVSFFKSKKTFVENVYTFLLISLGLSIMVSSKNLAVILAGLELASISMYISVGMLRDDYISKEASFKYLVLGSMATAFFGIGSAFYIGATSHLDIISVSVNHNSAFALASLFLFVAFALKVSAAPFHFWTPDAYEGAPTSTTAFISTVPKIGFYAVIFLLASYIFPVTNNFSYIVGIVGVISMFWGNLVAYAQNSAKRMLAYSSIGHAGYFLIGFSRYNPLSVSSTIFYVIVYAFATAGAFLVLSILEKNQSWNHDMNNYRALYRKSPFLATALALFLFALIGIPPFATFIGKLGIFLGLVNSNAWFFAILFVIGSIIAAGYYLKLIVYMFFKEPITNDNVSLSLNLFDTIGISAFLIIVFFFGIFPNVLFDIILRDMFHG; encoded by the coding sequence ATGAAGGCATTGTATCCTGATATTATCACAACCGTAGGTATAATATTTCTGATAATTTTAGAACTATTTTTACCAAGCTTTGACCTTATAGGTTTTCTCGGGTTTTCAATAAGTTTTGTAAGCGGCGTGCTAGCTATTAAATACTCATTGGCAGGATATCGCTTCAACGAATGGCTACTTGATATAAATGTTTTTTCTTTGCTTTTAAAAGGTGTAATATACATACTTACATCTTTTGTGATATTTAGCTCTGTAAGTTTTTTCAAAAGCAAAAAAACTTTCGTAGAAAATGTATATACGTTTCTTCTTATTTCTTTAGGTCTTTCGATAATGGTATCTTCTAAAAATCTGGCAGTAATATTGGCTGGGCTAGAACTTGCATCTATATCCATGTATATATCTGTTGGTATGTTAAGGGATGATTACATATCCAAAGAAGCATCTTTTAAATATCTTGTGCTTGGGAGCATGGCTACTGCATTCTTTGGTATTGGAAGTGCCTTTTATATAGGAGCTACTTCTCATCTTGATATTATAAGTGTATCTGTTAACCATAACAGTGCTTTTGCTTTGGCATCTTTGTTTTTGTTTGTAGCTTTTGCTTTAAAAGTATCGGCTGCTCCTTTTCATTTTTGGACACCAGACGCTTACGAAGGGGCTCCTACTTCTACCACAGCCTTTATATCTACAGTTCCAAAAATAGGATTTTACGCAGTTATATTTTTGTTGGCAAGTTATATATTCCCCGTAACCAACAATTTTAGCTATATAGTAGGTATTGTAGGTGTTATATCAATGTTTTGGGGAAACTTAGTAGCTTACGCTCAAAATTCTGCCAAAAGAATGTTGGCTTATTCTTCAATAGGTCATGCTGGTTATTTCCTTATAGGTTTTTCAAGATATAATCCTCTGTCGGTAAGCTCCACAATATTTTATGTGATAGTTTACGCTTTTGCTACAGCAGGTGCTTTTTTGGTGCTTTCAATATTAGAAAAAAACCAATCGTGGAATCACGATATGAACAACTACAGGGCCCTTTATAGAAAAAGTCCATTTCTAGCGACCGCTTTAGCTTTGTTTTTGTTTGCATTAATAGGTATACCGCCTTTTGCTACTTTTATAGGTAAGTTAGGGATCTTTTTAGGTCTTGTAAATTCCAACGCTTGGTTTTTCGCTATTTTGTTTGTTATAGGTAGTATTATAGCTGCTGGTTATTATTTAAAATTAATCGTTTATATGTTTTTTAAAGAACCTATTACGAATGACAACGTTTCGTTGTCGCTTAATTTATTTGATACAATAGGTATTAGCGCTTTTCTTATAATTGTTTTTTTCTTTGGAATTTTCCCAAACGTATTGTTTGATATAATATTAAGAGATATGTTTCATGGGTAA
- a CDS encoding pitrilysin family protein encodes MKKYIADIIYEQLKNGAKVYIRKRPDVESVSIQVWFSVGSSYEDYKEKGMAHFLEHMLFNGSERYDYGELDVLVEGLGGQINAATSKDFTYYYINISSNYLRQAVDILESLTLRAKLEEDMIQKEKPIVIEELKRGMDSPINRFFERFDRLFYKVSNYMYPIIGYEETISNFNKEMLLDFYNSYYQPLNMTVSISGNVSEEDIKFIYDMFSQKPKNNIRPSIYVPEPPKKFPRKEVLEDPMIDRTYYAIGWDAPNIGEKMYYPFVVFDQILSGGKTSLIHNEIKEKGIVYSFSCQDGAHKQDNNYTIFAITDYDKVDTFKNKVFELLEKISHLKDEDIQKAKNKILNQEDFVLENPESEADLMGFSSAVVKDISYFKYFKSNIDNVDKNDILRLLDKYFKDDIYVELIMHPKESL; translated from the coding sequence ATGAAGAAATACATAGCTGATATAATCTATGAACAGTTAAAAAATGGCGCAAAAGTATATATAAGAAAAAGACCAGACGTAGAATCTGTATCCATCCAAGTTTGGTTTAGCGTAGGTTCTAGCTATGAAGATTATAAGGAAAAGGGAATGGCTCATTTCCTTGAACACATGCTTTTCAATGGCTCTGAAAGGTATGATTACGGTGAATTGGACGTTTTGGTAGAAGGGTTGGGAGGTCAAATAAACGCTGCCACTTCAAAAGATTTTACATATTACTATATAAATATATCCTCTAACTACCTTAGACAGGCTGTAGATATATTAGAAAGTCTCACTTTAAGGGCTAAGTTAGAAGAAGATATGATCCAAAAGGAAAAACCCATAGTAATAGAAGAGCTAAAAAGAGGAATGGATAGCCCAATAAATAGATTTTTTGAACGTTTTGATAGGCTTTTTTACAAAGTTTCAAACTATATGTATCCAATAATCGGCTACGAAGAAACCATATCAAACTTTAACAAAGAAATGCTTCTTGATTTTTACAACTCTTACTATCAACCACTAAACATGACAGTTAGCATCTCTGGAAACGTTTCTGAGGAGGATATAAAGTTTATATATGATATGTTTTCTCAAAAGCCCAAAAACAACATTAGACCTTCTATATATGTACCAGAACCACCAAAGAAGTTTCCACGAAAAGAAGTTTTGGAAGATCCAATGATAGATAGAACATACTATGCAATAGGTTGGGATGCTCCTAACATAGGTGAAAAAATGTATTATCCATTTGTAGTATTTGACCAGATACTATCTGGTGGCAAGACCTCTCTTATCCACAACGAGATAAAAGAAAAGGGTATAGTTTATTCTTTTTCCTGTCAGGACGGAGCTCACAAGCAAGACAACAACTACACAATTTTTGCAATAACTGACTACGACAAAGTAGATACTTTTAAAAATAAGGTGTTTGAGCTTTTAGAAAAAATATCTCATTTAAAAGATGAGGACATACAAAAAGCTAAAAATAAAATATTAAACCAAGAGGATTTTGTATTGGAAAACCCAGAATCTGAAGCTGATTTAATGGGGTTTTCTTCTGCGGTGGTAAAGGATATAAGCTATTTTAAATATTTTAAAAGCAACATAGACAACGTAGACAAGAACGATATATTAAGACTTTTAGATAAGTATTTCAAAGATGATATTTACGTTGAACTTATTATGCATCCTAAGGAGAGTTTATGA
- a CDS encoding MBL fold metallo-hydrolase has product MKVISYGAAKTVTGSAHMLILDDKKILIDCGLFQGVDEEKSEELGFDPKEVDAVLLTHAHIDHCGRLPMLVKNGFKGKIYCTNPTYELSRLMLLDTAKVMLENYKSHMRKFQRGSIKEMPLEPLYDEDDVFEALEHFEPIFSYNKTYDVLGAKVTPKDAGHILGSCFYEIEYKDKRIVFSGDLGNKGKPIVRDFSLPSKANVVYVESTYGDRLHKSFDQSKEELKEIIKNTIKHGNVLIPSYALERTQDILYVLREFYEEGSLPKCKIFLDSPLATGVTKVFLRNPEYFRKETYDIMQKEDPFSLPYLTMVRDVEESKQINDIQEGAIIIAGSGMLSGGRILHHIRHHAYKEQNAIVFVGYQPHGTLGRRILEKQNPVFVMGEPINIRAKIYTVNGFSSHADQSELIEWVNAANPEKICLIHGEEDKMLVLKDKLGNKNVYIPSRKEVIDV; this is encoded by the coding sequence ATGAAAGTCATATCTTACGGTGCCGCTAAAACGGTAACTGGTAGTGCTCATATGCTTATATTGGATGATAAGAAGATACTTATAGACTGTGGGCTTTTTCAAGGGGTGGATGAAGAAAAATCAGAAGAACTTGGTTTTGACCCAAAAGAAGTAGATGCGGTGCTCTTAACACACGCTCATATAGATCACTGCGGTCGTCTTCCCATGCTAGTAAAAAACGGCTTTAAAGGTAAAATTTACTGTACAAATCCTACTTATGAACTTTCAAGGCTTATGCTTTTAGATACTGCTAAAGTAATGCTTGAAAATTATAAATCTCATATGAGAAAGTTTCAAAGGGGCAGTATAAAAGAAATGCCATTAGAACCTCTTTACGATGAGGATGATGTCTTTGAGGCTTTAGAGCATTTTGAACCTATATTTTCTTACAATAAAACCTATGATGTACTTGGGGCAAAAGTAACGCCTAAAGATGCTGGACATATCCTTGGTTCTTGTTTTTACGAGATAGAGTATAAAGATAAACGAATCGTTTTTTCTGGAGATTTAGGCAACAAAGGAAAACCCATAGTAAGAGATTTTAGCCTACCTTCAAAAGCAAATGTTGTCTATGTGGAAAGCACCTACGGTGATAGGCTTCATAAAAGCTTTGACCAGTCAAAAGAAGAACTTAAAGAGATTATAAAAAATACCATAAAACATGGTAACGTTTTAATACCAAGCTACGCCTTAGAAAGAACCCAAGATATACTATATGTATTAAGAGAATTTTACGAAGAAGGTTCTTTGCCAAAATGTAAAATATTTTTAGATTCACCTTTAGCTACAGGTGTAACAAAGGTATTTTTAAGAAATCCAGAGTATTTTAGAAAAGAAACTTACGATATCATGCAAAAAGAAGACCCCTTTAGCCTTCCTTATCTTACAATGGTAAGAGATGTAGAAGAATCAAAGCAAATAAACGATATTCAAGAAGGAGCTATCATAATAGCGGGTAGTGGTATGCTAAGCGGTGGTAGGATACTTCATCACATAAGACACCACGCTTACAAAGAACAAAACGCTATAGTTTTTGTAGGTTATCAACCGCATGGTACACTGGGAAGAAGGATTTTAGAAAAACAAAACCCAGTTTTTGTGATGGGAGAACCTATCAATATTAGAGCTAAAATATACACAGTAAACGGCTTTTCTTCTCATGCAGATCAATCTGAGCTTATAGAATGGGTAAATGCCGCAAACCCCGAAAAAATATGCCTAATACATGGCGAAGAGGATAAAATGCTTGTATTAAAAGATAAATTAGGCAATAAAAACGTTTATATTCCTTCTAGAAAGGAGGTCATAGATGTTTGA